In Lotus japonicus ecotype B-129 chromosome 5, LjGifu_v1.2, one genomic interval encodes:
- the LOC130719382 gene encoding LOB domain-containing protein 25-like, translating into MGSNPCLICKHLGKPCFGNCEFGQYFPVNREEEFSNACRHFGISNILRNMRVVQPHERQATAKSLLIESTIRRNDPVRGCLGVVLDLQSELETLNKLLKFYRDQACPSNLNTSTTSIIPAPSNPSVIASSTQIPTLAESPSRSFPGIPIDLDTYFSTFEKGQPSAMASKGKLIVEDEELEANDEEENITSEED; encoded by the exons ATGGGTTCTAATCCATGTCTAATATGTAAGCATCTAGGAAAACCTTGTTTTGGCAATTGTGAGTTTGGTCAATACTTTCCTGTTAATagggaagaagagttttctaaTGCTTGTAGACACTTTGGCATAAGCAACATACTTCGTAACATGAGAGTTGTCCAACCACATGAAAGACAAGCTACTGCTAAGTCCCTACTTATTGAGAGTACAATTCGGAGAAATGATCCAGTTCGTGGTTGTCTTGGCGTTGTGTTGGATCTCCAGAGTGAACTAGAAACTTTAAACAAACTTCTCAAGTTTTACAGAGATCAAGCATGCCCATCAAACTTGAATACTTCAACAACCTCTATTATCCCGGCACCGAGTAACCCAAGTGTTATTGCTTCAAGCACCCAAATACCAACCTTGGCAGAAAGT CCAAGTAGATCTTTTCCTGGCATACCTATTGATCTGGACACATATTTCAGCACTTTTGAAAAAGGACAACCAAG CGCTATGGCATCCAAGGGAAAAttgattgttgaagatgaagagttAGAGGCCAATGATGAAGAGGAAAACATAACTTCAGAGGAAGATTAA